The following nucleotide sequence is from Halomonas chromatireducens.
GCGCTGTATCCCGGTCACACCGGGCGAATACAGCGATGCCGATATCGAGGCATTCGGCCAAGCCCTGGATGCGTTACCCACGCCGATCCTGGCCTTCTGCAGGACCGGCAAGCGCGCCGTACATCTCTGGGCACATGCCCGCAGCAAGGACGCCACCTGTGATATTCCCGCCCTGATGGCAGCGGCCCATGCAGCCGGCCATGACCTGGAAGAGCGGCGTGGGTTGCTGGAAGCGGGTGCCGGGCAGAACTGAGCAATGAACCCCCGGCGCTACCTTCCGATCCTGCAGTGGCTGCCTGGCTATGGCCGCGCCACCCTGGGTAGCGACCTGCTGGCGGCGGTGATTGTGACTGTCATGCTGATACCGCAGTCGCTGGCCTATGCCATGCTGGCCGGGTTGCCGCCGGAGGTGGGTCTTTACGCCAGCATCGCGCCACTGGTGATCTATGCCGTGTTCGGCACCAGCCGCACGCTGGCAGTGGGGCCGGTAGCGGTGGTGTCACTGATGACGGCAGCGGCGGTGGGGCAGGTCGCCCCCCAGGGGACGCCGGAATATCTCGGTGCAGCCCTGGTGCTGGCGCTGATGTCGGGGTTGATCCTTACCCTGATGGGTGTGGCGAGGCTCGGCTTTCTGGCCAATTTTCTCAGCCACCCGGTGATTTCGGGGTTCATCACCGCCTCCGGATTGATCATTGCCGCCAGTCAGCTCAAGCACGTGCTGGGCGTTGAGGCGAG
It contains:
- a CDS encoding TIGR01244 family sulfur transferase, which produces MNIQELESGFSIADAVAPQDLEEIARRGFKAVICNRRPGEAEDHPDDRALSEKAADLGLKWRCIPVTPGEYSDADIEAFGQALDALPTPILAFCRTGKRAVHLWAHARSKDATCDIPALMAAAHAAGHDLEERRGLLEAGAGQN